The Haloferax sp. Atlit-12N genome window below encodes:
- a CDS encoding dockerin type I domain-containing protein → MVFIDTESGEDYHFEGGDVDTSSLPRGEYLVVTYARADGGIEKQTERVELTDDSTVTASDAESSDELLSSVSHDSDPEIDVAASVAYEYGEPSYDSDGTVDIRVSAVNVTTDEYVPANTSVTVEIETPNGVDTFNATTGENGTAVVDYDLAGRDDGEYRVYVSSEATGYTGYASFTAGARAQLVPQYYRQTTPRNSTVGVAVHTSVDGEPTTGDPVYITVEAPDGNVTERNVTTGADSFARFTFTTTQTGPYVVRATGPNGDTERATIDSAEYISTVNIPNWWELRPGERASISGTVLTETGEPLANEELTLRVENETDAVVETQTLTTTASGQFVTSWDVPANQTEYRVHYDVTLHANGVRIAEDAELEVENRTTVDDDPVTDEPETDEPVAEVMVEPGAREVGPNGTVTATVSVERNDTLVSDTDVRVLSGIDGTAVDYQTVTTNGSGAATVSFDLPRSLADYHNRDVRLRAMTTVNDSAVVGYGSTRISQGRTDLDGEYGTVPGQSANGSVSVTDANGAPVSNAPVAYIGARDGLRAGVFATGLVTTNASGQASFTYDVPADAQLSVALAADSRTRDFNYWTSPSLSQYDINVRVGDRGNGYTEVAPGETVTVNYDVPDETVEGGVLTVYSWDNDAEDRVLTTRTLEPGENVTVRVPATTEADSYSAMVQTVTADGRLSSDEGYIDVNQSAEPVRETTSVSGRITTTDGTPLVNDTVAFFDESLNTPTAAATTNDTGFYNTTQDIAEFDQSVLQNTEYHVGFYQFNGSESAARADAWPRDGVADIYAVDRINTSQTTTVDAEIPEGHVLNVSVTAENGTAVEDARLRVTHANGSAKAAYGARTNANGLLTLGDAPRPGVELTGNVTVEVAPPADSDAYEETIQQQHVTVTNDTELSFTLAASETGASPANLTGFVETDDGTVPPGEVVLDTRLGASDGDVSSLGPNGEYDLTAAEGAYQVSFVQPSSQVDGVPDLYPLHRVYADESMHLGSDELPSASRLNVTVLDRQGEPADDATVVVAYGGNRVFDSVRGETDSDGRFIFGQTQGVEVAGPDAVPNDYGGNVQVQARGPNGTFVGTRLNVTSDTNLTVRLTDRVNVTGQFVRPDSEPAVNRTTVVLGDTNGTSGGGFARTADDGSFGVSVAENGTYNVKFRQERYGEQGVSFPRDGVSDVYATTSIDVGTAPHDVGAVAVPEAHLLNVSVVDANGDPVENARVTVDHRNNGSVGFVSGSTLPNGTMVLDATGRPGVELVGDLRLTVEAPPNATDLEGVETTETLTLTGDRNVTVQLGDADNATPDAVDVRALATPTTASVNETVSVDLVATNVTDGVGAFETTLNLTNGTAGTITDVTVLGSPHTANVTYGAENDSAAIDAFGMDTAQNGTVTFARVNVTLTSAGTSELAVSETVLGSEPGTEYDVGSERGATLTAVALEPVGESDAAPTDPDGDGTFEDINGDGNVTVSDVQAMFANRNSPAITDNADEFDFSGNGEVNIVDVQRLFVEIRD, encoded by the coding sequence GTGGTGTTCATCGACACGGAGTCGGGCGAAGACTACCATTTCGAAGGGGGTGATGTGGACACGTCGTCGCTCCCGCGAGGGGAGTATCTCGTCGTCACCTACGCACGGGCCGACGGCGGCATCGAAAAGCAGACCGAACGTGTCGAACTCACGGACGATTCGACGGTCACGGCGAGCGACGCCGAGTCGTCCGACGAACTCCTCAGTTCGGTTAGCCACGACTCGGACCCGGAAATCGACGTGGCGGCGAGCGTCGCCTACGAGTACGGCGAACCCTCGTACGACAGCGACGGAACCGTCGACATCCGCGTGAGCGCGGTGAACGTGACGACGGACGAGTACGTGCCGGCGAACACGTCGGTCACCGTCGAAATCGAGACGCCGAACGGGGTGGACACGTTCAACGCGACGACCGGCGAGAACGGAACGGCGGTCGTCGACTACGACCTCGCCGGCCGTGATGACGGCGAGTACCGAGTGTACGTCTCGTCGGAGGCGACCGGCTACACCGGCTACGCGAGCTTTACCGCTGGCGCGCGAGCCCAGCTCGTTCCGCAGTACTACCGCCAGACGACACCGCGGAACAGCACCGTGGGCGTCGCCGTCCACACGAGCGTCGACGGGGAACCCACGACCGGTGACCCGGTTTATATCACGGTTGAGGCACCCGACGGGAACGTAACTGAGCGGAACGTGACAACGGGAGCAGACAGCTTCGCTCGGTTCACGTTCACGACGACACAGACGGGGCCATACGTCGTTCGCGCGACCGGGCCGAACGGTGACACCGAGCGCGCGACTATCGATTCGGCGGAGTATATCAGCACCGTCAACATCCCGAACTGGTGGGAGCTTCGACCGGGCGAGCGCGCGTCGATTTCCGGAACGGTTCTCACCGAGACGGGCGAGCCGCTGGCGAACGAGGAGCTGACGCTTCGCGTCGAAAACGAGACCGACGCGGTCGTCGAGACGCAGACGCTCACGACGACCGCAAGCGGTCAGTTCGTGACGTCGTGGGACGTGCCGGCGAACCAGACGGAGTATCGCGTCCACTACGATGTCACGCTCCACGCGAACGGCGTTCGAATCGCTGAAGACGCCGAACTCGAAGTCGAGAACCGGACGACCGTGGACGACGACCCGGTGACAGACGAGCCGGAGACTGACGAGCCGGTGGCCGAGGTGATGGTCGAACCGGGCGCCCGCGAGGTCGGTCCGAACGGGACCGTGACGGCGACCGTCTCGGTCGAGCGAAACGACACGCTGGTGAGCGATACGGACGTTCGCGTGCTCTCGGGAATCGACGGGACGGCCGTCGATTACCAGACGGTCACGACGAACGGAAGCGGTGCGGCGACGGTGTCGTTCGACCTGCCGCGGTCGCTCGCGGACTACCACAACAGGGACGTCCGACTTCGCGCGATGACGACCGTCAACGACAGCGCGGTCGTCGGCTACGGCTCCACCCGCATTTCACAGGGCAGAACGGACCTTGACGGAGAGTACGGCACGGTACCCGGCCAGTCGGCGAACGGGTCGGTTTCGGTCACCGACGCGAACGGCGCGCCCGTCTCGAACGCACCCGTCGCGTACATCGGCGCGCGTGACGGCCTGCGAGCCGGCGTGTTCGCGACCGGACTTGTGACGACGAACGCGAGCGGGCAGGCGTCGTTCACCTACGACGTGCCCGCGGACGCGCAACTCTCGGTCGCGCTCGCGGCCGACAGCCGTACTCGGGACTTCAACTACTGGACGTCCCCGTCGCTGAGCCAGTACGACATAAACGTCCGCGTCGGGGACCGCGGGAACGGCTACACCGAAGTCGCACCCGGCGAGACGGTGACAGTCAACTACGATGTCCCCGACGAGACGGTCGAAGGCGGCGTGCTCACCGTCTACTCGTGGGACAACGACGCGGAAGACCGCGTGCTCACGACCCGGACGCTCGAGCCGGGCGAGAACGTGACAGTCAGGGTTCCGGCGACGACCGAGGCCGATAGCTACTCCGCGATGGTCCAGACCGTCACCGCAGACGGTCGGCTCTCGTCGGACGAGGGCTACATCGACGTCAACCAGAGCGCGGAGCCGGTCCGCGAGACCACGTCCGTCTCCGGTCGCATAACGACGACCGACGGGACGCCGCTGGTCAACGACACGGTCGCGTTCTTCGACGAGTCGCTCAACACCCCGACGGCCGCCGCGACGACGAACGACACCGGCTTCTACAACACGACGCAGGACATCGCCGAGTTCGACCAGTCGGTGTTGCAAAACACCGAATACCACGTCGGCTTCTACCAGTTCAACGGAAGCGAGTCGGCCGCCAGAGCCGACGCGTGGCCGCGCGATGGCGTCGCGGACATCTACGCGGTCGACCGAATCAACACGTCGCAGACGACGACCGTCGACGCGGAGATTCCCGAAGGCCACGTCCTCAACGTCTCCGTGACGGCCGAAAACGGGACTGCGGTCGAAGACGCGCGGCTCCGAGTCACGCACGCGAACGGCTCGGCGAAGGCGGCGTACGGAGCCCGGACGAACGCGAACGGACTGCTCACCCTCGGTGACGCACCCCGCCCCGGCGTGGAACTCACCGGCAACGTGACCGTTGAGGTCGCGCCGCCGGCGGACTCCGACGCGTACGAGGAGACGATTCAACAGCAGCACGTCACCGTGACGAACGACACGGAACTCTCGTTCACGCTCGCCGCGAGCGAGACGGGCGCGTCGCCGGCGAACCTGACTGGCTTCGTGGAGACCGACGACGGGACCGTCCCGCCCGGTGAGGTCGTCCTCGACACTCGTCTCGGCGCATCCGACGGCGACGTGTCGTCGCTCGGGCCGAACGGCGAATACGACCTGACGGCCGCCGAGGGTGCCTATCAGGTCTCGTTCGTCCAGCCGAGTAGCCAAGTCGACGGGGTTCCGGACCTCTACCCGCTGCACCGCGTCTACGCCGACGAATCGATGCACCTCGGGAGCGACGAACTGCCGAGCGCCAGCCGGCTCAACGTAACGGTGCTCGACAGGCAGGGCGAGCCGGCCGACGACGCGACGGTCGTCGTCGCCTACGGCGGGAACCGCGTGTTCGATTCCGTCAGGGGTGAGACCGACAGTGACGGGCGGTTCATCTTCGGCCAGACGCAGGGTGTCGAAGTCGCCGGCCCGGACGCGGTCCCCAACGACTACGGCGGCAACGTGCAGGTCCAGGCCAGAGGACCAAACGGAACCTTCGTCGGGACGCGGCTGAACGTCACGTCGGACACGAACCTCACGGTCCGGTTGACCGACCGAGTGAACGTCACCGGCCAGTTCGTCCGGCCGGACAGCGAACCGGCGGTTAATCGGACGACGGTCGTCCTCGGCGACACGAACGGGACGTCCGGCGGCGGCTTCGCTCGGACGGCCGACGACGGGTCGTTCGGCGTGTCCGTCGCGGAAAACGGGACGTACAACGTGAAGTTCCGACAGGAACGGTACGGCGAACAGGGTGTGAGCTTCCCGCGCGACGGCGTCTCTGACGTCTACGCGACGACATCGATTGACGTGGGGACCGCCCCGCACGACGTCGGAGCAGTCGCGGTTCCCGAGGCACACCTCCTCAACGTCTCCGTCGTCGACGCGAACGGCGACCCGGTCGAGAACGCCCGCGTCACCGTCGACCACCGCAACAACGGCTCGGTCGGGTTCGTCTCCGGAAGCACGCTTCCGAACGGGACGATGGTGCTCGACGCGACCGGTCGCCCCGGTGTCGAACTCGTCGGCGACCTCCGGCTGACCGTCGAAGCGCCGCCGAACGCGACCGACCTCGAAGGCGTCGAGACCACGGAGACGCTCACGCTCACCGGAGACCGAAACGTGACCGTCCAGTTGGGTGACGCGGACAACGCGACGCCGGACGCGGTCGACGTGCGGGCGCTCGCGACGCCGACGACTGCGAGCGTGAACGAGACCGTGAGCGTCGACCTCGTCGCGACGAACGTCACCGACGGCGTCGGCGCGTTCGAAACGACGCTCAACCTGACGAACGGCACGGCGGGAACGATTACAGACGTGACCGTCCTCGGTTCGCCACACACGGCGAATGTGACGTACGGCGCGGAGAATGACTCGGCCGCAATCGATGCGTTCGGCATGGACACGGCGCAGAACGGGACCGTCACCTTCGCCCGCGTGAACGTCACGCTCACGTCCGCCGGAACGTCCGAACTCGCGGTGTCGGAGACGGTGCTGGGAAGCGAACCCGGCACCGAGTACGACGTCGGCTCCGAGCGCGGCGCGACCCTCACCGCGGTCGCGCTAGAGCCGGTCGGCGAATCGGACGCCGCGCCGACCGACCCGGACGGCGACGGAACGTTCGAGGACATCAACGGTGACGGAAACGTGACCGTCTCGGACGTGCAGGCCATGTTCGCGAACCGGAACAGTCCGGCCATCACCGACAACGCCGACGAGTTCGACTTCTCCGGTAACGGCGAGGTCAACATCGTCGACGTACAGCGGTTGTTCGTCGAGATTCGGGACTGA
- a CDS encoding tubulin/FtsZ family protein yields MKVLCFGVGQAGGNVLDALLRYEQRTNADYVVDAVAYNTASADLRGLDNVPEENRILFGADEVSGHGVGADNELAAELAERDSRQLLRGTDGSPTSTADAFLIFAGLGGGTGSGAAPVLAKHLQRIYEQPIYGVGILPAADEGALYSRNAARSLKTFVDVTDHVFAFDNGAWAHAGEDVAAAHDSMNEELVRRLGILFASGEVSESGTVGESVVDSSEVINTLRGGGISTIGYAASELPESDDGGGFSIKGLLGGGSSSVDELDSINRITTQTRKAVLGRLTLPCDVDSASRGLVVVSGPPEWLNRKAIERSRTWVEEQTGSMEVRGGDYPLPESNHVGVLVLLGDVSRSDRVSEIQSTAVEAERDRRDRETGGDGGDGGDDAEAVVDERLDTLF; encoded by the coding sequence ATGAAGGTCCTTTGCTTCGGAGTGGGACAAGCGGGTGGGAACGTCCTCGACGCCCTCCTTCGGTACGAACAGCGCACGAACGCCGACTACGTCGTCGACGCGGTGGCGTACAACACCGCGTCGGCGGACCTCCGCGGCCTCGATAATGTCCCCGAGGAGAATCGCATCCTCTTCGGCGCGGACGAGGTGAGCGGTCACGGCGTCGGCGCGGACAACGAACTCGCCGCGGAACTCGCCGAGCGCGACAGCCGACAGCTCCTTCGCGGCACCGACGGGTCGCCGACCTCCACGGCCGACGCGTTTCTCATCTTCGCCGGACTCGGCGGCGGCACGGGAAGCGGTGCGGCTCCCGTGCTCGCGAAGCACCTCCAGCGCATCTACGAACAGCCCATCTACGGCGTCGGCATCCTCCCCGCCGCAGACGAGGGCGCACTCTACTCGCGCAACGCCGCGCGGTCGCTCAAGACGTTCGTCGACGTGACCGACCACGTGTTCGCGTTCGACAACGGGGCGTGGGCGCACGCCGGCGAGGACGTCGCGGCGGCCCACGACTCGATGAACGAAGAGTTGGTGCGACGCCTCGGCATCCTCTTCGCCTCGGGCGAGGTAAGCGAGTCGGGAACGGTCGGCGAGAGCGTCGTCGACTCCTCGGAGGTCATCAACACCCTCCGCGGCGGCGGCATCTCGACTATCGGCTACGCGGCGAGCGAACTCCCCGAGAGCGACGACGGCGGCGGGTTCAGCATCAAGGGGCTGTTGGGCGGCGGGTCGTCGTCGGTGGACGAACTCGACTCTATCAACCGCATCACGACCCAGACGCGGAAGGCGGTGCTCGGTCGGCTCACCCTCCCGTGTGACGTGGATTCCGCGTCCCGGGGATTGGTCGTCGTCAGCGGCCCGCCCGAGTGGCTCAACCGGAAGGCCATCGAGCGGAGTCGGACGTGGGTCGAAGAGCAGACCGGGAGCATGGAGGTCCGCGGCGGCGACTACCCGCTCCCCGAGTCGAACCACGTCGGCGTGCTCGTCCTCCTCGGCGACGTGTCGCGGAGCGACCGCGTGTCCGAAATCCAGTCGACCGCCGTCGAGGCCGAGCGCGACCGCCGCGACCGCGAGACCGGCGGTGACGGCGGTGACGGCGGGGACGACGCGGAGGCAGTCGTCGACGAGCGCCTCGATACGTTGTTTTAA
- a CDS encoding cell division protein FtsA → MNILSASQDGSETVFVQQRNSFVEIDYSDMAEQMLSRSDVLHIRKDDKVYVVGDDALNFANIFGKETRRPMQHGILSSEESSAIPMIKLIIEQVVGSPSRPNERLFYSSPADPIDSDLSTLYHDKTLESMLGDMGYDPEPINEGMAVIYSELADNNFTGLGVSFGAGMTNICLAYYAVPVMQFSIARGGDWIDQQTAQATGTAVDKVTSIKEDDFQLDFRTDVGGVEGALSIYYENLLDYVIENIEREVDEEDIEEGLDVPVVVTGGTSSPDGFEELFEHHLEDSTIPFSVNEVRSIDRPLYSVARGSLVAARSEEESDGSASEPEPEPEAEAAPESN, encoded by the coding sequence ATGAACATCCTGTCCGCGAGCCAGGATGGAAGTGAGACCGTATTTGTCCAGCAGCGAAACTCGTTCGTCGAAATCGACTACAGCGACATGGCGGAGCAGATGCTCTCGCGAAGCGACGTGCTCCACATCCGCAAGGACGACAAAGTGTACGTCGTCGGCGACGACGCGCTCAACTTCGCGAACATCTTCGGCAAGGAGACGCGCCGGCCGATGCAACACGGCATCCTCTCCAGCGAGGAGTCCTCCGCGATTCCGATGATCAAGCTCATCATCGAGCAGGTCGTCGGCTCGCCCTCCCGGCCGAACGAGCGCCTCTTCTATTCGAGTCCGGCGGACCCCATCGACTCGGACCTCTCGACGCTGTATCACGACAAGACGCTCGAATCGATGCTCGGCGACATGGGCTACGACCCCGAACCCATCAACGAGGGGATGGCGGTCATCTACAGCGAACTCGCCGACAACAACTTCACCGGCCTCGGCGTCTCGTTCGGCGCGGGCATGACGAACATCTGTCTGGCGTACTACGCGGTGCCAGTCATGCAGTTCTCCATCGCCCGCGGCGGCGACTGGATCGACCAGCAGACCGCACAGGCCACCGGGACGGCCGTCGACAAGGTCACGTCCATCAAGGAAGACGACTTCCAGCTCGACTTCCGCACGGACGTCGGCGGCGTCGAGGGCGCGCTCTCGATTTACTACGAGAACCTCCTCGACTACGTTATCGAGAACATCGAGCGCGAGGTCGACGAGGAAGACATCGAAGAGGGCCTCGACGTGCCCGTCGTCGTCACCGGCGGCACCTCCAGCCCCGACGGCTTCGAGGAGCTGTTCGAACACCACCTCGAAGACTCGACGATTCCGTTCTCCGTCAACGAGGTCCGGAGCATCGACCGCCCGCTGTACAGCGTCGCCCGCGGGTCGCTCGTCGCCGCCCGCTCCGAAGAGGAGTCCGACGGGAGCGCCTCCGAACCCGAACCGGAACCCGAAGCGGAAGCCGCGCCGGAATCGAACTGA
- a CDS encoding zinc finger domain-containing protein: protein MTCPRCSQPLSTLSFDGRAARYCERCGFVGVETVHERDAPNRESWDDAIARFHARAVREAREREEVVAAGDEGGNDVSADGDNESADDDNEPADDDNESEPEGNEADAANGEAAAVTDESDATEGVADSGAVEADETGDSDAADRESSDYQRKNGEDGDRGDRTGDE, encoded by the coding sequence ATGACCTGTCCGCGGTGTTCACAGCCACTCTCGACGCTCTCGTTCGACGGCCGCGCAGCGCGCTACTGCGAGCGGTGCGGCTTCGTCGGCGTCGAGACGGTCCACGAGCGCGACGCGCCGAACCGAGAGTCGTGGGACGACGCGATAGCCCGCTTTCACGCGCGGGCGGTCCGCGAGGCGCGCGAGCGGGAGGAGGTCGTGGCGGCTGGAGACGAAGGCGGTAACGACGTGTCTGCTGACGGCGACAACGAGTCTGCTGACGACGACAACGAGCCCGCTGACGACGATAACGAGTCCGAACCCGAGGGCAACGAGGCTGACGCCGCCAACGGAGAAGCCGCCGCAGTCACCGACGAGAGCGACGCGACTGAAGGCGTCGCTGACTCCGGGGCCGTCGAGGCCGACGAGACGGGTGACAGCGACGCCGCTGACCGCGAGTCAAGCGACTACCAGCGCAAAAACGGGGAGGACGGCGACCGCGGGGACCGCACGGGAGACGAGTAA
- a CDS encoding PRC-barrel domain-containing protein — protein sequence MVPQSPTGIEPIPSIEGRPVYTASGNRLGEAVDLCVDLDADRVTALLVSVEDPPEGMEVGPRGIRVPFRSVRGMADIIVLTGDPGIEAAD from the coding sequence ATGGTCCCCCAGTCACCGACGGGCATCGAACCGATTCCGAGCATCGAAGGCCGCCCCGTGTACACCGCCTCGGGGAACCGGTTGGGCGAGGCCGTCGACCTCTGTGTCGACCTCGACGCCGACCGCGTGACCGCGCTTCTCGTCTCGGTCGAAGACCCACCTGAGGGAATGGAAGTCGGCCCGCGGGGGATTCGGGTCCCGTTTAGGTCCGTTCGGGGGATGGCCGACATCATCGTCCTGACGGGCGACCCCGGTATCGAAGCCGCCGACTGA
- a CDS encoding pentapeptide repeat-containing protein produces the protein MERPARCAYKHVFDAADETGADESPSVWRCPHPASGAADRCLFHRPVDETRSAAVTEALREAIADPERPSAFVGGTFERIDLAGLTLASDAPLDFRGAMVKGDIDLRDAALGGALRLDRVSVGGAVCMQRLDAPAAVVCRNLQVGGRWVLYGARFGERFDATGFSAGAVVATETRFEAGATFRKGVVDDGVSLAKARFGGPAWFSHTRLGGRLDLGNVTCDRRLSLAHCRVRGSIVATSATVGDGLSLEHLTVDGELDSTRLTVDGGIDATSAGFGGPVDCTGLTARDGTVDFTHSAFGGPVSFDNATVEGRALRFRSARFESGPASFVRATVAGGFDFSDAVCSADSPVRVVETTVGGSVVCDHARFGDEVFCSGVHVAHDVDFSDCTVESLVFGVEIEGRLDFAYTHVTDAAAFGDTVVRGPARFTSARFDADPTLTEATLGDTVAAYDMSVEPAGGQ, from the coding sequence GTGGAACGCCCCGCTCGCTGTGCTTACAAGCACGTCTTCGACGCCGCCGACGAGACGGGTGCCGACGAATCGCCATCGGTGTGGCGGTGTCCGCACCCCGCGAGCGGTGCGGCCGACCGCTGTCTCTTTCACCGCCCTGTCGACGAAACGCGGTCCGCGGCCGTCACCGAGGCGCTCCGCGAGGCGATTGCCGACCCCGAGCGACCGTCGGCGTTCGTGGGCGGAACGTTCGAGCGCATCGACCTCGCAGGGCTGACGCTCGCGTCCGACGCGCCGCTTGACTTCCGCGGCGCGATGGTGAAAGGAGATATCGACCTGCGCGACGCGGCGCTCGGCGGCGCGCTCCGACTCGACCGCGTCTCGGTCGGCGGCGCGGTGTGCATGCAGCGACTCGACGCGCCCGCGGCGGTCGTCTGTCGCAACCTGCAGGTCGGCGGCCGCTGGGTGCTCTACGGGGCGCGGTTCGGCGAGCGATTCGACGCGACTGGCTTCAGCGCGGGGGCGGTCGTGGCGACCGAGACACGCTTCGAGGCCGGGGCGACGTTCAGGAAGGGCGTCGTCGACGACGGCGTGTCGCTCGCGAAGGCTCGTTTCGGCGGGCCGGCGTGGTTCTCCCACACCCGACTGGGCGGCCGTCTCGACCTCGGGAACGTCACGTGCGACCGTCGGCTCTCCCTCGCGCACTGCCGCGTCCGCGGGAGCATCGTCGCCACGTCGGCGACTGTCGGCGACGGCCTCTCGCTCGAACACCTGACGGTCGACGGCGAACTCGACTCGACCCGACTCACCGTGGACGGCGGTATCGACGCGACGAGCGCCGGGTTCGGTGGCCCGGTCGACTGCACGGGGCTCACCGCCCGCGACGGGACCGTTGACTTCACGCACAGCGCGTTCGGTGGCCCGGTCTCCTTCGACAACGCGACCGTCGAGGGGCGGGCGCTCCGCTTCCGGAGCGCGCGGTTCGAGTCGGGACCGGCGTCGTTCGTCCGCGCGACTGTCGCCGGCGGCTTCGACTTCTCCGACGCGGTCTGTTCGGCCGACTCGCCGGTTCGCGTGGTCGAAACCACGGTCGGCGGGAGCGTCGTCTGCGACCACGCGCGCTTCGGCGACGAGGTGTTCTGTTCGGGCGTCCACGTCGCGCACGACGTGGACTTCTCCGACTGCACCGTCGAGTCGCTCGTCTTCGGGGTGGAAATCGAGGGCCGACTGGACTTCGCGTACACGCACGTGACGGACGCTGCGGCCTTCGGCGACACCGTCGTCCGCGGCCCCGCCCGATTCACCAGCGCGCGGTTCGACGCGGACCCCACGCTCACCGAGGCGACCCTCGGCGACACGGTCGCGGCCTACGACATGTCCGTCGAACCCGCCGGCGGGCAGTAG
- a CDS encoding histidine kinase, producing MSETSIAATPRILAYGPQPAGSAMAQSDVDVEFVESNQELFERLTAAPAHLVICLHAPPVFEGVEAVKGIRRFDATVPVVLASRIQNTMLNLQAVQSQVTWSVNLADEGPIEEALSDLVSDAREWLERQAE from the coding sequence GTGTCTGAGACAAGCATAGCGGCGACGCCGCGCATCCTCGCGTACGGCCCGCAACCCGCGGGGTCGGCGATGGCACAGTCCGACGTGGACGTGGAGTTCGTGGAGTCGAATCAAGAGTTGTTCGAACGGTTGACCGCGGCACCGGCCCATCTCGTCATCTGCCTTCACGCCCCACCGGTGTTCGAGGGCGTCGAGGCGGTCAAGGGTATCCGGCGGTTCGACGCGACGGTCCCGGTGGTGCTGGCGTCGCGAATCCAGAATACGATGCTCAACCTCCAAGCGGTACAGTCGCAGGTCACCTGGAGCGTGAACCTCGCGGACGAGGGGCCCATCGAGGAGGCACTATCAGACCTCGTCAGCGACGCGAGAGAGTGGTTGGAACGGCAAGCGGAGTAG
- a CDS encoding permease, with protein sequence MSSDGQNTLIALYRRYVDADPDETTVYAGFALFFTAIGLLAVALAAVVWSGGIPPENIFKYELREVAGVTGALGIPLLLVSVVVLLPSQYRFPTVLAAAGLLVCAVAVVQFVGAYPHNWNVSASADRSGRIVGIYSLGAVAVVAASGTSLVGFQLARARTSGSATGRNDAETDTADDGEDEEAVSAQVRRDMDEAMSNTELSWGGVRKTETTRLKLDTSAVDDVDRASFENAKVTETRGGGVDDAVAGLQGLRGGKKDTAVGDSTDDQAAALAELRKQQQAEAEREDSDGVVDRIRGLFS encoded by the coding sequence ATGTCGAGTGACGGGCAGAACACCCTCATCGCCCTCTACCGGCGGTACGTCGACGCCGACCCCGACGAGACGACCGTCTACGCGGGCTTCGCGCTGTTCTTTACGGCTATCGGACTGCTCGCCGTCGCGCTCGCGGCGGTGGTGTGGAGCGGCGGCATCCCGCCCGAGAACATCTTCAAGTACGAACTCCGCGAGGTCGCGGGCGTCACCGGCGCGCTCGGGATTCCCCTCCTCCTCGTCTCAGTCGTGGTCCTGCTTCCCTCCCAGTACCGGTTCCCGACGGTCCTCGCGGCCGCTGGACTCCTCGTCTGTGCGGTCGCCGTCGTCCAGTTCGTCGGCGCGTACCCCCACAACTGGAACGTCTCCGCGAGTGCCGACCGGAGCGGCCGCATCGTCGGCATCTACTCGCTCGGCGCGGTGGCGGTCGTCGCCGCCAGCGGCACGTCGCTCGTCGGCTTCCAACTCGCCCGTGCGAGGACGAGCGGCTCCGCTACGGGCAGGAACGACGCGGAGACCGACACGGCCGACGACGGCGAGGACGAGGAAGCCGTCTCCGCGCAGGTCCGCCGCGACATGGACGAGGCGATGTCGAACACCGAACTGTCGTGGGGCGGCGTCCGCAAGACCGAGACCACCCGCCTCAAGCTCGATACCTCCGCCGTCGACGACGTGGACCGGGCGAGCTTCGAGAACGCCAAGGTGACCGAGACGCGCGGCGGCGGGGTCGACGACGCGGTCGCCGGGCTGCAGGGGCTCCGCGGCGGGAAGAAGGACACGGCGGTCGGCGACAGCACGGACGACCAGGCCGCCGCGCTGGCCGAGCTTCGGAAGCAACAGCAGGCGGAGGCCGAACGCGAGGACTCGGACGGCGTGGTCGACCGAATTCGCGGACTGTTCTCCTGA